The following proteins are encoded in a genomic region of Roseofilum casamattae BLCC-M143:
- a CDS encoding type II toxin-antitoxin system ParD family antitoxin, with protein sequence MAIIAILCQDRGNLQDGRAMKTMNVSLPDPMRDYVDLQVQMGGYGSASEYIRDLIRQDRKRKVQEELETLLLEGLNSGDATAMSDRDWQEIRQVVRDKLNQQQHG encoded by the coding sequence ATGGCAATAATTGCCATTTTGTGCCAAGATCGAGGAAATCTTCAAGATGGCCGTGCGATGAAAACCATGAATGTCTCTCTTCCCGATCCAATGCGGGATTATGTCGATTTGCAAGTTCAGATGGGAGGTTATGGAAGTGCCAGTGAATATATCCGCGATCTAATTCGTCAAGACCGGAAGCGCAAAGTTCAAGAAGAGTTAGAAACTTTGCTCCTGGAAGGACTTAACTCTGGGGATGCTACAGCAATGAGCGATCGCGACTGGCAAGAAATTCGCCAAGTTGTTCGCGACAAATTAAATCAACAGCAGCATGGTTGA
- a CDS encoding type II toxin-antitoxin system RelE/ParE family toxin yields MVDIRKRPQVIRDLIDIATYIANTNLDLSDRFLQAAEQTFQQLGQMPEMGKRCQFERPELQNIRQIGVKEFRNYIIFYSLSERTVEVIRVIHGARDLERLLTEDDETG; encoded by the coding sequence ATGGTTGACATTCGCAAGCGTCCGCAGGTTATTCGCGACTTAATTGATATCGCAACTTACATTGCTAATACCAACCTCGATCTGAGCGATCGTTTTCTGCAAGCGGCGGAACAAACCTTTCAACAACTCGGACAGATGCCAGAAATGGGTAAGCGCTGTCAGTTCGAGCGTCCAGAATTACAAAATATTCGTCAAATAGGAGTCAAAGAATTTAGGAACTATATTATTTTTTATAGCTTGAGCGAGAGAACCGTTGAAGTTATCCGAGTTATTCATGGAGCGCGAGATCTAGAACGTCTGTTAACAGAAGATGATGAGACAGGATGA